One window of Cupriavidus oxalaticus genomic DNA carries:
- a CDS encoding MFS transporter, translated as MAEQATPSPSRTADGGAFAPLAQATFAVLWAATILGNVGSFMRDVASAWLATDLSSSPAAVATIQAAATLPVFLLAIPAGVLSDILDRRRFLIAIQVGLALVSGTLAMLAWRNALTIEILIGMAFLGGVGAALMGPTWQSIVPELVPQQELKRAVALNSLGVNIARAIGPAAGGLLLAAFGAAVTYGMDLLSYVFVVAALLWWKRPVRAADPLREHFLGAFRAGLRFTRAHSKLHVVLARAAVHFAFGSSIWALLPLVARQLLKGGASLYGVLLGAVGLGAILGALVLPRLQRRLDADGLMLLSAITTAVVMAGLCVAPPVWIALLLLLFLGAAWIIALTTLGGVAQAILPNWVRGRALAVYQMVFNGAMAAGSLVWGFVAQALGTPGGLLVAAVGMLAAALLLHRLRLPRGEEDLGPARHWPEPEGAADIAHDRGPVMILIEYCVRAPDRDAFLRAVHQLSEERLRDGAFNWGVLEDPANPELLTEWFLVESWAEHLRQHERVPHADADLQREVTRFHAGDKPPRVRHLLGVGLPPAPAARH; from the coding sequence ATGGCAGAGCAAGCAACACCCTCCCCGTCCCGCACCGCCGACGGCGGCGCCTTCGCGCCGCTGGCGCAGGCGACGTTTGCCGTGCTGTGGGCGGCCACCATCCTCGGCAACGTCGGCAGCTTCATGCGCGACGTGGCCAGCGCCTGGCTGGCCACCGACCTGTCGTCGTCGCCGGCCGCGGTCGCAACGATCCAGGCCGCCGCGACCTTGCCGGTATTCCTGCTGGCGATCCCGGCCGGCGTGCTGTCCGACATCCTCGACCGGCGCCGCTTCCTGATCGCGATCCAGGTCGGGCTGGCGCTGGTCAGCGGCACGCTGGCGATGCTGGCCTGGCGCAATGCGCTGACGATCGAGATCCTGATCGGCATGGCTTTCCTGGGCGGTGTCGGTGCGGCTTTGATGGGGCCGACGTGGCAATCGATCGTGCCCGAGCTGGTGCCGCAGCAAGAGCTCAAGCGCGCGGTTGCGCTCAACTCCCTGGGTGTCAACATCGCCCGTGCGATCGGCCCGGCGGCCGGCGGCCTGCTGCTGGCGGCGTTCGGCGCGGCCGTCACCTATGGCATGGACCTGCTCAGCTATGTCTTCGTGGTCGCCGCGCTGCTGTGGTGGAAACGCCCGGTGCGCGCCGCCGACCCGCTGCGCGAGCATTTCCTGGGCGCGTTCCGCGCCGGGCTGCGCTTTACCCGCGCCCACAGCAAGCTGCATGTGGTGCTGGCGCGGGCCGCGGTGCACTTTGCCTTCGGCAGCAGCATCTGGGCGCTGTTGCCGCTGGTGGCCAGGCAACTGCTGAAAGGCGGCGCCAGCCTCTATGGCGTGCTGCTGGGCGCGGTCGGGCTGGGCGCGATCCTCGGTGCGCTGGTCCTGCCGCGGCTGCAGCGGCGGCTGGACGCCGACGGGCTGATGCTGCTGTCTGCCATCACCACCGCGGTGGTGATGGCCGGGCTATGCGTGGCGCCGCCGGTCTGGATCGCCCTGTTGCTGCTGCTGTTCCTGGGCGCGGCCTGGATCATCGCGCTGACGACACTCGGCGGCGTGGCGCAGGCGATCCTGCCCAACTGGGTGCGCGGCCGCGCGCTCGCGGTCTACCAGATGGTGTTCAACGGCGCGATGGCGGCGGGCAGCCTGGTGTGGGGCTTTGTCGCGCAGGCGCTGGGCACGCCCGGCGGGCTGCTGGTGGCGGCGGTCGGCATGCTGGCGGCAGCGCTGCTGCTGCACCGGCTGCGCCTGCCCCGCGGCGAAGAGGACCTGGGGCCGGCACGGCACTGGCCCGAACCCGAAGGCGCCGCCGATATCGCGCATGACCGCGGCCCGGTCATGATCCTGATCGAATACTGCGTGCGCGCGCCGGACCGCGATGCCTTCCTGCGCGCGGTCCACCAGCTTTCCGAAGAACGCCTGCGCGACGGGGCCTTCAACTGGGGAGTGCTGGAAGACCCGGCCAACCCGGAGCTGCTGACAGAGTGGTTCCTGGTCGAATCGTGGGCCGAGCATTTGCGCCAGCACGAGCGCGTGCCTCATGCCGATGCCGACCTGCAGCGCGAGGTCACCCGCTTCCATGCCGGCGACAAGCCGCCGCGCGTGCGGCACCTGCTCGGCGTCGGATTGCCGCCTGCCCCGGCAGCGCGTCACTGA
- a CDS encoding response regulator transcription factor, with amino-acid sequence MNATPFIAIVDDDAAVRHAIGRLVRAFGMAVELYADGPALLQSSSIDRIDCVITDVQMPGMNGFALCEALRARGLRVPVIFMTAFDLQDFALRARAAGAACFLGKPFDETEMLRCIERALATHRSS; translated from the coding sequence GTGAATGCCACGCCGTTCATTGCCATCGTCGACGACGACGCTGCCGTGCGGCATGCCATCGGCAGGCTGGTGCGCGCCTTCGGCATGGCGGTGGAGTTGTACGCGGATGGGCCGGCATTGCTGCAGTCGTCGTCGATCGACCGCATCGACTGCGTGATCACCGATGTGCAGATGCCGGGCATGAACGGCTTCGCGCTGTGTGAAGCGCTGCGTGCGCGCGGCTTGCGCGTGCCGGTCATTTTCATGACGGCGTTCGACCTGCAGGATTTCGCGCTGCGCGCACGGGCCGCCGGTGCGGCCTGCTTCCTCGGCAAGCCGTTTGACGAAACCGAGATGCTCCGGTGCATCGAGCGTGCGCTGGCGACGCACCGGAGTTCCTGA
- a CDS encoding TetR/AcrR family transcriptional regulator — protein MARTADKTDIPNRLTKAGRELFSRHGYNATGIQQITDHAGVPKGSFYNHFDSKEAFAAAIIAQYAAYLQRSWEAMMEAAPPQPMAAIRYVFERMIAHHEAKTERAGCLVGNFAAEIASSSDTCRVALQAAQLAWRERLAGMIADAQADGAIRTDIAAAELSGLAWDTWEGALLRMKLERSVEPLRRSVDLMFNHLFQPAAAVSAAAGQSPTSE, from the coding sequence ATGGCCCGCACCGCAGACAAGACCGACATCCCGAACCGCCTGACCAAGGCAGGGCGCGAACTGTTTTCGCGCCACGGCTACAACGCCACCGGCATCCAGCAGATCACCGACCATGCCGGCGTGCCGAAGGGGTCGTTCTACAACCATTTCGACAGCAAGGAAGCGTTCGCCGCGGCGATCATCGCGCAGTACGCGGCGTACCTGCAGCGGTCGTGGGAAGCCATGATGGAAGCGGCGCCGCCGCAGCCGATGGCGGCGATCCGCTATGTCTTCGAGCGGATGATTGCCCACCACGAAGCCAAAACGGAGCGCGCCGGCTGCCTGGTCGGCAATTTCGCCGCGGAAATCGCCTCGTCCAGCGACACCTGCCGCGTGGCGCTGCAGGCGGCGCAACTGGCCTGGCGCGAGCGCCTGGCCGGCATGATCGCCGACGCCCAGGCGGATGGCGCCATCCGCACGGATATCGCGGCCGCCGAACTGTCCGGCCTGGCCTGGGATACCTGGGAAGGCGCCTTGCTGCGCATGAAGCTCGAACGCTCGGTCGAGCCGTTGCGCCGCAGCGTCGACCTGATGTTCAACCACCTGTTCCAGCCGGCCGCTGCTGTTTCTGCTGCGGCCGGCCAATCACCAACCTCGGAGTAA
- a CDS encoding alpha/beta fold hydrolase codes for MKTITTQDGTRIFYKDWGAGQPVVFSHGWPLHADAWDAQMLFLARQGFRVIAHDRRGHGRSDQPAQGNDMDTYADDLAALIEALDLRDAVLVGHSTGGGEVAHYIGRHGTRRVAKAVLIGAVPPLMLQTDANPGGLPLDVFDGIRKGVAENRSQFYQDLAVPFFGFNRTGARVSQGTIDAFWAQGMAGGIVGQYACIREFSEVDYTEDLKKIDVPTLILHGDDDQIVPIDASARRAADLVKGATLKVYPGASHGMCVTNADQVNADLLAFLKG; via the coding sequence ATGAAAACCATCACCACCCAGGACGGTACCCGCATCTTCTACAAGGACTGGGGCGCGGGCCAGCCGGTCGTGTTCTCGCATGGCTGGCCGCTGCATGCCGATGCATGGGACGCGCAGATGCTGTTTCTCGCGCGCCAGGGCTTCCGCGTGATCGCCCATGACCGCCGCGGCCACGGCCGCTCGGACCAGCCCGCGCAGGGCAACGACATGGACACCTACGCGGACGACCTCGCCGCGCTGATCGAGGCGCTGGACCTGCGCGACGCGGTGCTGGTCGGGCACTCAACCGGCGGCGGCGAGGTGGCGCACTACATCGGCCGCCACGGCACCAGACGCGTGGCCAAGGCGGTGCTGATCGGCGCGGTGCCGCCGCTGATGCTGCAGACCGACGCCAACCCGGGCGGGCTGCCGCTGGACGTGTTCGACGGCATCCGCAAGGGCGTGGCCGAGAACCGCTCGCAGTTCTACCAGGACCTGGCGGTGCCGTTCTTCGGCTTCAACCGCACCGGCGCCAGGGTCTCGCAGGGCACCATCGATGCCTTCTGGGCGCAGGGCATGGCCGGTGGCATCGTCGGGCAGTACGCATGCATCCGCGAATTCTCGGAGGTCGACTACACCGAGGACCTGAAGAAGATCGACGTGCCCACGCTGATCCTGCATGGCGACGACGACCAGATCGTGCCGATCGACGCCTCGGCCCGGCGCGCCGCCGACCTGGTCAAGGGCGCGACGCTCAAGGTCTACCCCGGCGCCTCGCACGGCATGTGCGTGACCAACGCCGACCAGGTCAATGCCGACCTGCTCGCCTTCCTGAAGGGCTGA
- a CDS encoding XapX domain-containing protein — protein sequence MKLYLVSLGAGILVGIIYALMQVRSPAPPVVALVGLLGMLIGEQVVPPVKRLLAGEPVTIAWFHSECVPKITGTPGPTLNAASKAPVDGATH from the coding sequence ATGAAGCTTTACCTTGTCTCCCTCGGCGCCGGCATTCTTGTCGGCATCATCTACGCGCTGATGCAGGTCCGTTCGCCGGCGCCGCCCGTGGTGGCGCTGGTCGGCCTGCTCGGCATGCTGATCGGCGAACAGGTGGTGCCGCCGGTCAAGCGCCTGCTCGCCGGCGAGCCGGTCACCATTGCATGGTTCCATTCGGAATGCGTGCCCAAGATCACCGGCACCCCAGGCCCGACGCTGAACGCCGCCAGCAAGGCGCCCGTGGACGGCGCAACGCACTGA
- the tolA gene encoding cell envelope integrity protein TolA, with product MQAVAYPYQPVPERGTMRCFLLALLMHLLLGALLYYGVRWRNAVPEGVTAELWESVPEVVIPPPAVTPTPTPKPVEEEDADISLQEKQRKAERAARDEAQQARQRENQARADAARKEAQRKAQEELRQADNTRRQGELARLQAQAGHANAGTGSGTSARPSSGYAERVRQRVKPNIIFNEDVAGNPAAVVAVHMAPDGSVLSTRLAKSSGNAGWDNAVLRAVARSDPLPRDENGVAPSSINITFWPKDQGG from the coding sequence ATGCAAGCTGTCGCCTATCCCTACCAGCCGGTGCCGGAACGGGGCACCATGCGCTGCTTCCTGCTGGCCCTGCTGATGCACCTGCTGCTGGGTGCCCTGCTCTACTACGGCGTGCGCTGGCGCAACGCCGTGCCGGAAGGCGTGACAGCCGAACTGTGGGAGTCCGTGCCTGAAGTGGTCATCCCCCCGCCGGCGGTCACGCCGACGCCGACGCCAAAGCCCGTCGAGGAGGAGGACGCCGATATCTCGCTGCAGGAAAAGCAGCGCAAGGCCGAACGTGCCGCCCGCGACGAAGCGCAGCAGGCCCGGCAGCGTGAAAACCAGGCCCGCGCCGACGCGGCCCGCAAGGAAGCACAACGCAAGGCGCAGGAAGAACTGCGCCAGGCCGACAACACGCGGCGCCAGGGCGAACTGGCGCGGTTGCAGGCACAGGCGGGCCACGCCAACGCGGGGACCGGTTCCGGCACCTCCGCGCGGCCTTCGTCGGGCTATGCAGAACGGGTCCGGCAGCGGGTCAAGCCGAACATCATCTTCAACGAAGACGTCGCCGGCAATCCGGCGGCGGTGGTGGCGGTGCACATGGCGCCGGACGGCTCGGTGCTGTCGACGCGGCTGGCCAAGTCGAGCGGCAACGCCGGGTGGGACAACGCCGTGCTGCGCGCGGTCGCGCGCTCGGACCCGTTGCCGCGCGACGAGAACGGTGTCGCGCCGTCGAGCATCAACATCACGTTCTGGCCAAAGGACCAGGGCGGCTAG
- a CDS encoding alkene reductase, which produces MGAQNEAFLADALFQPVRLGKLELANRMAMAPLTRSRADDDLVPTDMVVEYYSQRASVGLIIAEATQVSTTAQGYTNTPGIYTPEQIAAWKQVTDAVHAKGGRIFLQIWHTGRMSHTHFQPDNQAPVAPSAIAANAKTFINGQGYVECSLPRALEAGEIAGIVDDFRTAAANAIRAGFDGVEVHGAHGYLLDAFLRDGTNKRTDAYGGSVGNRARFLLEVMAAVIAEIGAERVGVRLAPVSPVNDALESNPKPLFEHVVRELEKLHPVYIHVVEGHTGGPRDNVPFDYEALHRLYSGVWMVNNGYSKEMAEEAIRSGRADMVSFGRKMITNPDLPRRFRENQPLNKPFEDASLYGGNGPHGYVDYPALA; this is translated from the coding sequence ATGGGTGCACAGAACGAAGCCTTTCTCGCCGATGCGCTGTTCCAGCCGGTCAGGCTGGGCAAGCTTGAACTCGCCAACCGCATGGCCATGGCGCCGCTGACGCGCAGCCGCGCCGACGACGACCTGGTGCCGACCGACATGGTGGTCGAGTACTACAGCCAGCGCGCCAGCGTGGGCCTGATCATTGCCGAGGCCACGCAGGTCTCGACCACGGCCCAGGGCTACACCAACACGCCTGGCATCTATACGCCGGAGCAGATCGCAGCCTGGAAGCAGGTGACCGACGCGGTGCACGCGAAGGGCGGCAGGATCTTCCTGCAGATCTGGCACACCGGGCGCATGTCGCACACGCATTTCCAGCCGGACAACCAGGCGCCGGTGGCGCCGTCGGCCATCGCGGCCAACGCCAAGACCTTTATCAACGGCCAGGGCTACGTCGAATGCTCGCTGCCGCGCGCGCTGGAGGCGGGCGAGATTGCCGGCATCGTCGATGACTTCCGCACCGCCGCGGCCAACGCCATCCGCGCCGGCTTCGACGGTGTCGAAGTGCACGGTGCCCACGGCTACCTGCTCGATGCCTTCCTGCGCGACGGCACCAACAAGCGCACCGACGCCTACGGCGGCAGCGTCGGGAACCGCGCGCGCTTCCTGCTCGAAGTCATGGCCGCGGTGATCGCGGAGATCGGTGCCGAACGTGTCGGCGTGCGCCTGGCGCCGGTGTCGCCGGTCAACGATGCGCTGGAAAGCAACCCGAAGCCGCTGTTCGAGCACGTCGTGCGCGAACTGGAAAAGCTGCACCCGGTGTATATCCATGTGGTGGAAGGCCACACCGGCGGCCCGCGCGACAACGTGCCGTTCGACTACGAAGCGCTGCACCGCCTGTACAGCGGCGTGTGGATGGTCAACAACGGCTACTCGAAGGAAATGGCCGAGGAAGCCATCCGCAGCGGCCGCGCCGACATGGTGTCGTTCGGCCGCAAGATGATCACCAACCCGGACCTGCCGCGCCGCTTCCGCGAAAACCAGCCGCTGAACAAGCCGTTCGAGGACGCATCGCTCTACGGCGGCAACGGCCCGCACGGCTACGTCGACTATCCGGCGCTGGCCTGA
- a CDS encoding DoxX family protein: MPEPMTSLPQASTGATGLPRWMHWLALLLLCAAYLQGGLFKLADFPGAVAEMRHFGLNPPVPMAAATIVLELGACAMILLGWRRWLGALALAAFTVGATFIANRFWETPPEARFMITNAFFEHLGLAGGFLLVAWHDLHERATRHG; encoded by the coding sequence ATGCCTGAACCGATGACTTCCCTTCCCCAGGCGTCCACAGGCGCCACCGGGCTGCCGCGCTGGATGCATTGGCTGGCCCTGCTGCTGCTTTGTGCGGCCTACCTGCAGGGCGGCCTGTTCAAGCTGGCCGACTTTCCCGGCGCGGTGGCAGAGATGCGGCACTTCGGGCTGAATCCGCCGGTGCCGATGGCGGCCGCCACCATCGTGCTGGAACTGGGCGCCTGCGCCATGATCCTGCTGGGCTGGCGGCGCTGGCTGGGCGCGCTGGCGCTGGCGGCGTTCACGGTCGGCGCGACCTTCATCGCCAACCGCTTCTGGGAAACCCCGCCGGAAGCCCGCTTCATGATAACCAACGCGTTCTTCGAGCACCTCGGCCTGGCCGGCGGCTTCCTGCTGGTGGCCTGGCACGACCTGCACGAGCGCGCAACCCGGCACGGCTGA
- a CDS encoding acetate--CoA ligase family protein, which translates to MPLSNTARPPVRAGRTELAQLLEPASIAIIGASRDTSRIGGVALDHLQRLGYRGQVYPVNPRYAEIAGLACYPDVESLPAVPDVAVLALGADEVLPQLQRCHARGIRAAILYASGFAEAGEAGVARQAALTAFARASGMAIAGPNCMGLANLTTRAITAFATTFRAYPPQDGPGAVSLLTQSGNVCAIVYATGRQMDVGFHQFINTGNEACLDYADYLGYLADDARTGAVVGYVEGLRNGPRFIDAAARMRAADKPLIVLKAGESEAGSAATQSHTAVLAGNQAIYRAAFAQAGAMQASDPTHLTDLAYLSGLRQRSAGRRVVVASVSGAMGALSADLLSAAGLDVPSLPGPVQQRLQAAVPEIGSVANPVDLTGQLFNRSGLAYAVLDNLAAFDGVDVIFLYATAYLLDRVADELIDVAGKTGRLIVVATTGEPASRARLAAAGVALFPDVARAARALGTYVDWLGTQARTTQWMGLRARATDHPQAAELPAHALDEYQAKHWLAGFGVPIGVEAVAATPADAARAAASLGFPVAVKVLSPDIAHKTEIGGVRLGLRDAQQVHDAAAEVVAAATRARPDARQRGVLVQQMASGVCELIVGVTRDPVFGPAMTVGLGGIFTEVFHDVAHRLLPVDRAMAREMLAGLRGYRLMTGFRGKPAADIDAAADAIAALSDAAMALGDSLAEMEVNPLLVREAGRGAVALDALVLTQQPNHDGDRQ; encoded by the coding sequence ATGCCACTTTCCAACACGGCGCGGCCACCGGTACGCGCTGGCCGCACCGAACTGGCGCAGCTGCTTGAGCCCGCCTCGATCGCCATCATCGGCGCCTCGCGCGATACCAGCCGCATCGGCGGCGTCGCGCTCGACCACCTGCAGCGTCTTGGCTACCGAGGCCAGGTTTACCCGGTCAATCCGCGCTACGCGGAGATCGCCGGGCTGGCCTGCTATCCCGATGTCGAGTCCCTGCCGGCGGTGCCGGACGTGGCGGTGCTGGCGCTCGGCGCCGACGAAGTGTTGCCGCAGCTGCAGCGCTGCCATGCCCGCGGCATCCGCGCCGCCATCCTCTATGCGTCGGGCTTTGCCGAGGCGGGCGAAGCCGGCGTCGCGCGCCAGGCGGCGCTGACCGCTTTCGCGCGCGCAAGCGGCATGGCCATCGCCGGGCCCAACTGCATGGGGCTGGCCAACCTGACCACGCGCGCCATCACCGCCTTTGCCACCACCTTCCGCGCCTACCCGCCGCAGGACGGCCCCGGCGCCGTCAGCCTGCTGACGCAGAGCGGCAATGTGTGCGCCATCGTCTATGCCACCGGCCGGCAGATGGACGTGGGCTTTCACCAGTTCATCAATACCGGCAACGAAGCCTGCCTGGACTATGCCGACTATCTCGGCTACCTCGCCGACGATGCCCGGACCGGCGCCGTGGTCGGATACGTCGAGGGCCTGCGCAACGGCCCGCGCTTTATCGACGCCGCGGCGCGGATGCGCGCGGCGGACAAGCCGCTGATCGTGCTGAAGGCCGGCGAGAGCGAGGCCGGTTCGGCAGCCACACAATCGCACACGGCGGTGCTGGCCGGCAACCAGGCCATCTACCGCGCCGCTTTCGCCCAGGCCGGCGCGATGCAGGCCAGCGATCCGACCCACCTGACCGACCTGGCCTACCTGTCGGGCCTGCGCCAGCGCAGCGCGGGCCGCCGCGTGGTGGTGGCATCGGTGTCGGGCGCGATGGGTGCGCTCTCCGCCGACCTGCTCAGCGCCGCCGGCCTGGACGTGCCGAGCCTGCCCGGGCCGGTGCAGCAGCGCCTGCAGGCGGCCGTGCCGGAGATCGGCTCGGTGGCGAACCCGGTCGACCTGACCGGCCAGCTGTTCAACCGCAGCGGCCTCGCCTATGCCGTGCTCGACAACCTGGCGGCGTTCGACGGCGTGGATGTGATCTTCCTGTACGCCACCGCTTACCTGCTCGACCGCGTGGCGGATGAACTGATCGACGTGGCGGGCAAGACCGGCCGGCTGATCGTGGTCGCCACCACCGGCGAGCCGGCCAGCCGCGCCCGGCTGGCGGCGGCCGGCGTGGCGCTGTTCCCGGACGTGGCGCGCGCCGCCAGGGCATTGGGCACGTATGTCGACTGGCTCGGCACGCAGGCCCGGACCACGCAGTGGATGGGACTGCGCGCGCGCGCCACCGACCATCCGCAGGCCGCAGAACTGCCCGCTCACGCACTGGACGAGTATCAGGCCAAGCACTGGCTCGCCGGTTTCGGGGTGCCGATCGGCGTGGAAGCGGTCGCGGCCACACCCGCCGACGCCGCACGCGCCGCCGCGAGCCTCGGCTTCCCGGTGGCGGTCAAGGTGCTCAGCCCCGACATCGCCCACAAGACCGAAATCGGCGGCGTGCGGCTGGGACTGCGCGATGCACAGCAGGTGCACGACGCCGCCGCGGAAGTGGTTGCCGCCGCAACGCGCGCCAGGCCGGACGCACGCCAGCGCGGCGTGCTGGTGCAGCAGATGGCCAGCGGCGTCTGCGAGTTGATCGTCGGCGTGACGCGCGACCCGGTGTTCGGCCCGGCCATGACGGTCGGCCTGGGCGGGATCTTTACCGAGGTCTTCCACGACGTGGCGCACCGCTTGCTGCCGGTGGACCGCGCCATGGCCCGCGAGATGCTCGCTGGCCTGCGCGGCTACCGGCTGATGACCGGTTTCCGCGGCAAGCCCGCCGCGGATATCGACGCGGCCGCGGACGCGATTGCCGCGCTGTCCGACGCCGCGATGGCGCTCGGCGACTCGCTCGCTGAAATGGAAGTGAATCCCCTGCTGGTGCGCGAAGCCGGCCGCGGTGCGGTCGCGCTCGACGCACTCGTGCTGACGCAGCAGCCGAACCACGACGGAGACCGGCAATGA
- a CDS encoding amidohydrolase, which yields MQPSAAPSLILVNGKFTTLDKANPQADAVAIRDGRFVAVGTRQDIMKLAGAQTQVVDLNGRRGIPGLIDSHMHIIRGGLNYNMELRWDGVRSLADAMRMLRDQVARTPAPQWVRVVGGFTEHQFAEKRLPTIDELNAVAPDTPVFILHLYDRAILNGAALRAVGYTKDTPNPPGGEIVRDARGNPTGLLLAKPNATILYATLAKGPKLPPEYQKNSTRHFMREVNRLGVTGVIDAGGGYQNYPEDYSIIEELHKEGQLTVRLAYNLFTQKPKEELNDFKTWTAKVKPGQGDDLYRHNGAGEMLVYTAADFEDFRVERPDMAPSMEADLEPVIRLLAEKRWPWRLHATYDQTISRALDVYEKVAKDIPFNGLNWFFDHAETISDRNIDRIAALGGGIAVQHRMAYQGEYFVERYGARAAEATPPVKKMLEKGVKVGAGTDATRVASYNPWVSLYWLTTGKTVGGMAMYPQANLLDRETALRLWTEANTWFSSEVGKKGQIKAGQLADLAVLSADYFSVPGDDIQDITSVLTILGGKVVYGDADFSKLSPALPPPMPDWSPVRHVGGYQPRPEARKLALNTACGCASSCGVHGHAHARAWTAGVPASDESTFWGALGCSCWAF from the coding sequence ATGCAACCCAGCGCCGCACCCAGCCTCATCCTCGTCAACGGCAAGTTCACCACGCTCGACAAGGCCAACCCGCAGGCGGACGCCGTGGCCATCCGCGACGGGCGCTTCGTCGCCGTCGGCACGCGCCAGGACATCATGAAGCTGGCCGGCGCGCAGACGCAGGTCGTGGACCTGAACGGCCGGCGCGGCATTCCCGGGCTGATCGACAGCCACATGCACATCATCCGCGGCGGCCTGAACTACAACATGGAGCTGCGCTGGGACGGCGTGCGCTCGCTGGCCGATGCCATGCGCATGCTCAGGGACCAGGTCGCGCGCACGCCGGCACCGCAATGGGTGCGCGTGGTCGGCGGCTTCACCGAGCACCAGTTCGCCGAGAAGCGGCTGCCGACCATCGACGAACTGAACGCGGTGGCACCCGATACCCCGGTATTCATCCTGCACCTGTACGATCGCGCCATCCTCAACGGCGCGGCGCTGCGCGCGGTCGGCTACACCAAGGACACGCCCAACCCGCCGGGCGGCGAGATCGTGCGCGACGCGCGCGGCAATCCCACGGGCCTGCTGCTGGCCAAGCCGAACGCCACCATCCTGTACGCGACGCTGGCCAAGGGCCCCAAGCTGCCGCCCGAATACCAGAAGAACTCGACGCGCCATTTCATGCGCGAGGTCAACCGGCTGGGCGTGACCGGCGTGATCGATGCGGGCGGCGGGTACCAGAACTACCCCGAGGACTACAGCATCATCGAGGAACTGCACAAGGAAGGCCAACTGACGGTGCGGCTGGCGTACAACCTGTTCACGCAGAAGCCCAAGGAAGAGCTGAACGACTTCAAGACCTGGACCGCCAAGGTCAAGCCGGGCCAGGGCGACGACCTCTACCGCCACAACGGCGCGGGCGAGATGCTGGTCTACACCGCGGCCGACTTCGAGGACTTCCGCGTCGAGCGCCCCGACATGGCGCCGTCGATGGAGGCCGACCTCGAGCCGGTGATCCGCCTGCTCGCGGAAAAGCGCTGGCCGTGGCGGCTGCATGCGACCTATGACCAGACTATCTCCCGTGCGCTGGATGTCTACGAGAAGGTCGCGAAAGACATCCCGTTCAACGGCCTGAACTGGTTCTTCGACCACGCCGAGACCATTTCCGACCGCAATATCGACCGCATCGCCGCGCTCGGCGGCGGCATCGCCGTGCAGCACCGCATGGCCTACCAGGGCGAGTACTTTGTCGAGCGCTACGGCGCACGCGCCGCCGAGGCTACGCCGCCCGTGAAGAAGATGCTGGAAAAAGGCGTCAAGGTGGGCGCCGGCACCGATGCCACGCGCGTGGCCTCGTACAACCCGTGGGTGTCGCTGTACTGGCTGACCACCGGCAAGACCGTGGGCGGCATGGCGATGTACCCGCAGGCCAACCTGCTCGACCGCGAGACCGCGCTGCGGCTGTGGACCGAGGCCAACACGTGGTTCTCCTCGGAAGTCGGCAAGAAGGGCCAGATCAAGGCCGGCCAGCTCGCCGACCTCGCGGTGCTGTCGGCCGATTACTTCAGCGTGCCCGGCGACGACATCCAGGACATCACCTCGGTGCTGACTATCCTGGGCGGCAAAGTGGTCTATGGCGACGCCGACTTCAGCAAGCTGTCGCCGGCACTGCCTCCGCCGATGCCGGACTGGTCGCCGGTGCGCCACGTGGGCGGCTACCAGCCGCGGCCCGAAGCGCGCAAGCTGGCGCTGAACACGGCGTGCGGATGCGCGAGTTCGTGCGGCGTCCATGGCCATGCGCACGCCAGGGCCTGGACCGCCGGCGTGCCGGCCTCGGACGAGAGCACGTTCTGGGGCGCGCTGGGCTGCTCGTGCTGGGCCTTCTGA